The following coding sequences lie in one Prosthecobacter vanneervenii genomic window:
- a CDS encoding family 16 glycoside hydrolase, translating to MKFPAALTALLVLGTAFAIADDKPVAAKPEAGREIVLFNGKSLDDWEMVDVGGSGQVELEGGLMLINQGENISGAVYKKAAALPMINYEITLEAKRMQGVDFFVGLTFPVGDVKHCATLVCGGWGGSVTGISSIDGLDASENNTSSYQRYNDNQWYPIKLRVTAKNLSAWVGDKQVIDEDIEGKKISVRPGPVESYLPLSFTTYNTMAAIRNVKLTTIAEPK from the coding sequence ATGAAATTCCCTGCTGCTCTGACTGCTCTTCTGGTGCTCGGCACCGCCTTTGCCATCGCCGACGACAAGCCCGTCGCCGCCAAACCTGAGGCAGGCAGGGAAATCGTCCTCTTCAATGGCAAGTCCCTCGACGACTGGGAGATGGTCGATGTCGGCGGCAGCGGCCAGGTCGAGCTCGAGGGCGGCCTCATGCTCATCAATCAAGGCGAAAACATCAGCGGCGCTGTTTACAAAAAAGCGGCCGCGCTGCCGATGATCAACTACGAGATCACCCTCGAGGCCAAGCGCATGCAGGGCGTGGACTTCTTTGTCGGCCTCACCTTTCCCGTCGGAGATGTGAAACACTGCGCCACCCTCGTCTGCGGCGGCTGGGGCGGCAGCGTCACCGGCATCTCCAGCATCGACGGCCTCGATGCCTCTGAAAACAACACCTCCAGCTACCAGCGTTACAACGACAATCAGTGGTACCCCATCAAGCTCCGCGTCACCGCCAAAAACCTCAGCGCCTGGGTCGGAGACAAGCAGGTCATCGATGAAGACATCGAGGGCAAAAAAATCAGCGTCCGTCCCGGCCCTGTCGAAAGCTACCTGCCGCTCTCCTTCACCACCTACAATACCATGGCGGCCATCCGCAATGTGAAGCTCACCACCATCGCGGAGCCAAAGTAA
- a CDS encoding PD-(D/E)XK nuclease family protein — translation MSRGVQRLFWGWEAPVLEQAVALLTRGWDSRRALDLSDTLLLVPNGEAGRRLRESLALATDATGTAAIVPHLWLPEQALLPQSRRFEAATQLQTQLAWQRALEQVPMEALGALFPRPPLNPGWGWQTETARMLAELKMLLGTGGLTFAATAVHPAAQRDAARWQDLAKLERAYFAELAQAGVADAQVLKSRHAREPVLPEEVRRIIVLASPDLPPLLDAWVSACAARGLEVLIGIHAPPSLAHAFDACGRALPEYWGEDVKNSLPIQHEQIHVTRDPAMQATRVLDLMRGLIPTGRTAVGVCDAEVGSLMLEKLTLEQARSFEPGGTPVQHEGLWHVLECFRELLSTGAWRAFAALLRVEEFRTAIVPGNPSTTALLRQADDFAETHLPVTVDHALELPLDEYLELEQALQNTQELVDALRRLPPTQAARTLILKLLGEKEFNPEAPGDRERTELATEWLRITEELENEARRFQLKPKAGETFALSLECLSQSRLSEPRGDIDLVLQGWLELLWEKAPNLIVAGLNEEHVPGIFISHPFLPDSLRRALGLPCQSTRFARDAFLLAALAHQRHGTRGSLQLLCGQWSKDGDALRPSRLLFLCDDQALPQRVAHLFPQEEEQASAPEPPRTLAWKLQPDWTAPPLESISPSRLREYLACPFRYYLSSAKRMHAVETGKRELDAAEFGNLIHHAFHRLHLDTAMHDSTHPARIAEFLEAAARDRVREVYGARPAPLITLQLESILQRLRKAAEIEATNRQQGWQCVHAELQIGKEEDENPFVIADARLSGRIDRVEKHVSGALRIVDFKSSDKARTPEEAHFKIITARTRLKEEDEWKCFDLPDGRRALWLDLQLPLYAAALKQRGMDVREVAYFALPKGIQDTKILPWEGFDESFLEAAITCAAEAVQRIRSHVFWPPAERSPNASFDEMLLGDPLHSVAAQA, via the coding sequence ATGAGCCGTGGGGTACAGCGGCTCTTCTGGGGCTGGGAGGCCCCTGTGCTGGAGCAGGCCGTGGCGCTGCTGACGCGCGGGTGGGACAGCAGGCGTGCGCTGGACCTGAGCGACACGCTGCTGCTGGTGCCGAATGGCGAGGCGGGGCGCCGTCTGCGAGAGTCGCTGGCACTGGCCACGGATGCCACGGGGACTGCGGCGATCGTGCCGCACCTGTGGCTGCCGGAGCAGGCGCTGCTGCCGCAGAGCCGGCGCTTTGAGGCGGCGACGCAGCTGCAAACCCAGCTGGCGTGGCAGCGTGCGCTGGAGCAGGTGCCGATGGAGGCTCTGGGGGCGCTCTTTCCACGCCCGCCGCTGAATCCCGGCTGGGGCTGGCAGACGGAGACTGCGCGCATGCTGGCGGAGCTGAAGATGCTGCTGGGCACAGGAGGGCTGACCTTTGCGGCTACGGCTGTGCATCCTGCTGCGCAGCGTGATGCTGCGCGCTGGCAGGACCTGGCCAAGCTGGAGCGCGCCTACTTTGCGGAACTGGCGCAGGCCGGAGTGGCCGATGCGCAGGTGCTGAAGAGCCGCCATGCGCGCGAACCGGTGCTGCCGGAGGAGGTGAGGCGCATCATTGTACTGGCCTCCCCTGACCTGCCGCCGCTGCTGGATGCGTGGGTTTCCGCCTGTGCTGCACGCGGGCTGGAGGTGCTGATAGGCATCCATGCGCCGCCGTCGCTGGCGCATGCCTTTGACGCCTGCGGCCGAGCGCTGCCGGAATACTGGGGTGAAGATGTGAAGAACAGCCTGCCGATCCAGCACGAGCAGATCCATGTGACGCGGGATCCTGCGATGCAGGCGACGCGGGTGCTGGACCTGATGCGCGGGCTGATTCCCACAGGCCGAACCGCTGTGGGCGTGTGCGATGCGGAGGTGGGCAGCCTGATGCTGGAAAAACTGACGCTGGAGCAGGCGCGGAGCTTTGAGCCCGGCGGCACGCCCGTGCAGCATGAGGGGCTGTGGCATGTGCTGGAGTGCTTTCGCGAGCTGCTATCCACAGGGGCGTGGCGCGCCTTTGCGGCGCTGCTGCGGGTGGAGGAATTTCGCACGGCCATCGTGCCGGGCAATCCCAGCACCACGGCGCTGCTGCGACAGGCGGATGACTTTGCAGAAACGCATCTGCCGGTGACGGTGGATCACGCGCTGGAGCTGCCTCTGGATGAATACCTGGAGCTGGAGCAGGCGCTGCAAAACACGCAGGAGCTGGTGGATGCGCTGCGGCGCCTGCCGCCCACGCAGGCGGCACGCACGCTGATTTTAAAGCTGCTGGGTGAGAAGGAATTCAACCCCGAAGCGCCGGGTGACCGCGAGCGAACGGAGCTGGCCACGGAGTGGCTGCGGATCACGGAGGAGCTGGAGAACGAGGCGCGCCGATTTCAGCTCAAGCCCAAGGCGGGGGAGACTTTTGCGCTGTCGCTGGAATGCCTGTCGCAGAGCCGGCTGTCCGAGCCGCGTGGAGACATCGACCTGGTGCTGCAGGGCTGGCTGGAGCTGCTGTGGGAGAAAGCGCCCAACCTGATCGTGGCGGGGCTGAACGAGGAGCATGTGCCGGGCATCTTTATCAGCCACCCCTTTCTGCCGGACAGCCTGCGCCGTGCGCTGGGGCTGCCGTGCCAGAGCACGCGCTTTGCGCGAGATGCCTTTCTGCTGGCGGCGCTGGCGCATCAGCGGCATGGCACACGCGGCAGCCTGCAACTGCTGTGCGGCCAGTGGAGCAAGGACGGCGATGCGCTGCGCCCCTCGCGCCTGCTTTTTCTGTGCGATGATCAAGCGCTGCCGCAGCGCGTGGCGCACCTCTTTCCCCAGGAGGAGGAGCAGGCCAGCGCGCCCGAGCCGCCGCGCACGCTGGCGTGGAAGCTGCAGCCGGACTGGACCGCGCCGCCGCTGGAGAGCATCTCGCCCTCGCGCCTACGGGAGTATCTGGCCTGCCCCTTTCGCTACTATCTCAGCAGCGCCAAACGCATGCATGCGGTGGAAACTGGGAAGCGCGAGCTGGATGCGGCGGAGTTTGGCAACCTGATCCACCATGCTTTTCACCGGCTGCATCTGGACACTGCGATGCACGACAGCACGCACCCAGCGCGCATCGCGGAGTTTCTGGAAGCTGCTGCGCGTGACCGCGTGCGCGAGGTGTATGGCGCACGCCCTGCGCCGCTGATCACGCTGCAGCTGGAGAGCATTCTGCAACGCCTGCGCAAGGCTGCGGAGATTGAGGCCACCAACCGGCAGCAAGGGTGGCAGTGTGTGCATGCGGAGCTGCAGATCGGCAAGGAAGAGGACGAGAATCCTTTCGTCATCGCCGATGCACGGCTGAGCGGGCGGATTGACCGCGTGGAGAAGCATGTGAGCGGGGCGCTGCGCATCGTGGATTTCAAAAGCTCCGACAAAGCCCGCACGCCGGAGGAGGCGCACTTTAAGATCATCACCGCGCGCACGCGGCTGAAAGAGGAGGACGAGTGGAAGTGCTTTGACCTGCCGGACGGACGCCGCGCGCTGTGGCTGGACCTGCAGCTGCCGCTCTACGCGGCGGCGCTGAAACAGCGCGGGATGGATGTGCGGGAGGTGGCGTACTTTGCGCTGCCCAAAGGGATCCAGGACACCAAGATTCTGCCCTGGGAGGGCTTTGACGAAAGCTTTCTCGAAGCCGCCATCACCTGCGCGGCTGAAGCGGTGCAGCGCATCCGCAGCCATGTCTTCTGGCCGCCGGCGGAGCGCTCGCCGAATGCGAGCTTTGACGAGATGCTGCTGGGGGATCCGCTGCATAGCGTGGCGGCGCAGGCGTGA
- a CDS encoding gluconokinase → MLPSELKTIVVMGVSGSGKSVVGSLLAEKLEGVFEDGDDFHPPANKAKMSSGTPLNDDDRWPWYAVLRQRIEDMRHLTPYYVLACSALKPIYRDKLRAHDAEGTLEFVLLDGTKELIAERIGARKGHFMPPALLDSQLATLDPTPDVLRVSIDQTPEEIVADILKTLEATA, encoded by the coding sequence ATGCTCCCCTCAGAACTCAAAACCATCGTCGTCATGGGCGTGTCTGGCAGCGGCAAGTCCGTGGTCGGCAGCCTGCTGGCGGAGAAGCTGGAAGGCGTCTTTGAAGACGGAGACGATTTCCACCCGCCTGCGAACAAAGCCAAGATGTCGTCTGGCACGCCGCTGAATGATGATGACCGCTGGCCGTGGTATGCGGTGCTGCGGCAGCGCATCGAGGACATGCGCCACCTGACGCCGTATTATGTGCTGGCATGCTCGGCGCTGAAGCCCATCTACCGCGACAAGTTGCGCGCGCATGATGCGGAGGGCACGCTGGAGTTTGTGCTGCTGGACGGCACAAAGGAGCTGATCGCGGAGAGGATCGGGGCGCGCAAAGGGCACTTTATGCCGCCAGCGCTGCTGGACAGCCAGCTGGCGACACTGGACCCGACGCCTGATGTGCTGCGGGTGTCGATCGATCAGACGCCGGAGGAGATCGTGGCGGACATTTTGAAAACACTCGAAGCCACTGCATGA
- the folK gene encoding 2-amino-4-hydroxy-6-hydroxymethyldihydropteridine diphosphokinase has product MNFGIALGSNLGDRAGNLQRGIDLLMARVPGLVLTGSARVYETEPVDCAPGTQAFLNTVIEVKAECTPQEMHAQLKAIEQALGRPEQRERNSPRTLDLDMLYADDVVSDDPVLTLPHPRMHLRRFVLEPLADIRPELVLPGQSKTVAELLAQLPAE; this is encoded by the coding sequence ATGAACTTCGGCATCGCTCTCGGCTCCAATCTCGGTGATCGCGCCGGCAATCTTCAGCGTGGCATTGATCTGCTGATGGCGCGGGTGCCTGGCCTTGTTCTCACAGGCAGCGCGCGGGTGTATGAAACGGAGCCGGTGGACTGTGCGCCGGGGACGCAGGCGTTTTTGAACACGGTGATCGAAGTGAAGGCGGAATGCACACCGCAGGAGATGCATGCGCAGCTCAAGGCCATCGAGCAGGCGCTGGGGCGGCCGGAGCAGCGGGAGAGGAACTCGCCGCGCACGCTGGATCTGGACATGCTCTACGCGGATGATGTGGTGAGCGATGATCCCGTGCTGACGCTGCCGCATCCGCGCATGCACCTGCGGCGGTTTGTTTTGGAGCCGCTGGCGGACATCCGGCCGGAGCTGGTGCTGCCGGGGCAGAGCAAGACGGTGGCGGAGCTGCTGGCCCAGCTGCCGGCCGAGTGA
- a CDS encoding esterase/lipase family protein, whose amino-acid sequence MPRLKPLISLLAVLCGGALCSCHSVLRVQLPRVETKLSSREKRHLATLLDSVAEGWDGEQFSLAHSRGKAAARGDKAFADFLEEWNAKQCPRYWQSGTVFASRHGSYEVELATQTNPHEEVSPTQIDQLIKASRVKSHGDDTLAERGGLGVPMVGHIFRTNATRKDLPFLPPNGGNLTLTAIMEMAEDDHDPATPRRCRLRLINALNVDTVKLASAEKQLAANFTAAKDRALSKKSLGLFSWLGLFYPERTLGDCHLYCMDVYDPKRIPVVFVHGLMSDPHIWLNAVNAISSDPELRARYQPWYFLYPTGMAVPQTSARLRASLQQARDYFDPDHNDPGMSQMVLVGHSMGGLLSRMQAIDPQDKMWNAMFSKPPEKLNVTEPVRERLMTTLKFKPQPEVKRAIFITTPHRGSNIASMNIVRRLASLIRLPVDTLIMSEQLLTGNTDALNPQIRDWGFFAFLSLGTLSNDHPFYQGLNSVPIRVPYHSIIGRIGKAPLQESSDGAVPYWSAHLDGARSEKIVPFWHGCTERPEVVEEVVRVLKEHLREGKK is encoded by the coding sequence ATGCCGCGACTCAAGCCCCTGATCTCTCTGCTGGCCGTCCTCTGCGGCGGGGCGCTGTGCTCCTGCCACTCCGTCCTGCGCGTGCAGCTCCCCCGTGTGGAGACCAAGCTCAGCTCACGCGAAAAGCGCCACCTCGCCACCCTGCTCGACTCCGTCGCTGAGGGCTGGGATGGCGAGCAGTTCAGTCTCGCGCACAGCAGAGGCAAAGCCGCAGCACGCGGCGATAAGGCATTTGCAGACTTTTTAGAGGAATGGAATGCAAAACAATGCCCTCGCTACTGGCAGAGCGGCACCGTGTTTGCTTCCCGGCATGGATCCTATGAGGTTGAGCTGGCCACGCAGACCAATCCTCATGAAGAGGTGTCGCCTACGCAGATCGACCAGCTCATCAAGGCCTCCCGTGTGAAGTCGCATGGAGACGACACTCTCGCGGAGCGCGGCGGCCTCGGTGTGCCCATGGTCGGACACATCTTCCGCACCAATGCCACGCGCAAAGACCTGCCCTTTCTGCCGCCCAACGGTGGCAACCTCACGCTGACGGCCATCATGGAAATGGCCGAGGACGACCACGATCCCGCCACCCCGCGCCGCTGTCGCCTGCGACTCATCAATGCGTTGAATGTGGACACCGTAAAGCTGGCCTCTGCTGAGAAGCAGCTGGCGGCCAACTTCACCGCAGCGAAAGATCGCGCGCTTTCCAAAAAATCCCTCGGCCTCTTCTCCTGGCTGGGACTGTTTTACCCCGAACGCACGCTGGGAGACTGCCACCTCTATTGCATGGACGTGTATGACCCGAAGCGCATCCCGGTGGTCTTTGTGCACGGCCTCATGTCTGACCCACACATCTGGCTCAATGCGGTCAATGCCATCTCCTCAGACCCCGAGCTGCGCGCACGCTACCAGCCCTGGTACTTTCTCTACCCCACCGGCATGGCCGTGCCGCAGACCTCAGCCCGCCTCAGAGCCTCTCTCCAGCAGGCGCGTGACTACTTCGATCCTGATCACAACGATCCTGGTATGAGCCAGATGGTGCTGGTGGGTCACAGCATGGGCGGCCTGCTCAGCCGCATGCAGGCCATCGATCCCCAGGACAAGATGTGGAACGCCATGTTCAGCAAGCCGCCGGAAAAACTCAACGTCACCGAGCCCGTGCGCGAGCGGCTCATGACCACGCTCAAATTCAAGCCTCAGCCGGAGGTGAAGCGCGCCATTTTCATCACCACGCCGCACCGTGGCAGCAATATCGCCAGCATGAATATCGTGCGCCGTCTCGCCTCCCTCATCCGCCTGCCGGTGGACACCCTCATCATGTCCGAGCAGCTCCTCACGGGGAATACCGACGCGCTCAATCCCCAGATCCGCGACTGGGGCTTCTTTGCCTTCCTAAGCCTGGGCACGCTCTCCAACGATCATCCGTTTTACCAGGGGCTCAATTCCGTCCCCATCCGCGTGCCCTACCACTCCATCATCGGTCGCATCGGCAAGGCACCGCTGCAGGAAAGTTCCGACGGCGCTGTGCCTTACTGGAGCGCCCATCTCGACGGTGCCAGATCCGAAAAAATCGTCCCCTTCTGGCACGGCTGCACCGAGCGCCCTGAAGTGGTGGAGGAAGTCGTCAGAGTCCTCAAGGAGCACCTGCGGGAAGGGAAGAAGTGA
- the dapB gene encoding 4-hydroxy-tetrahydrodipicolinate reductase has translation MSDIKLLITGSKGRMGQAIIRAAESQNVAVASTVDVGDALVPALEKADIVIDFSSHLFTNELLDECLKQKKSLVIGTTGHTNEELARIREAAKTLPVVFASNYSIGVNTLFWLTRKAAELLGPAFDLEVVEMHHRLKKDSPSGTARTLVEILADVRGLEYDNDCKHGRFGDVGARTPKEIGVHAIRGGDVVGDHTVIFANVGERVELTHKASSRDTFANGSVRAAVWLADKPAGLYDMQDVLGLK, from the coding sequence ATGTCCGACATCAAACTTCTCATCACTGGCAGCAAAGGCCGCATGGGCCAGGCCATCATCCGCGCCGCAGAATCTCAGAACGTCGCCGTCGCATCCACCGTGGATGTGGGCGACGCCCTTGTACCTGCGCTGGAGAAAGCCGACATCGTGATCGACTTCTCCTCCCACCTGTTTACCAACGAACTACTGGATGAGTGCCTGAAGCAGAAGAAGAGCCTTGTGATCGGCACCACGGGCCACACGAATGAGGAACTGGCCCGCATCCGCGAAGCCGCCAAGACGCTGCCGGTCGTGTTTGCCTCGAATTACAGCATCGGCGTGAACACGCTTTTCTGGCTGACCCGCAAGGCCGCCGAGCTGCTGGGCCCCGCCTTTGACCTTGAAGTGGTGGAGATGCATCACCGCCTCAAGAAGGATTCCCCCAGCGGCACCGCACGCACGCTGGTCGAGATCCTCGCTGATGTGCGCGGCCTGGAATACGACAACGACTGCAAGCACGGCCGCTTTGGCGATGTGGGCGCACGCACTCCGAAAGAGATCGGCGTGCACGCCATCCGTGGCGGCGACGTGGTGGGAGATCATACCGTGATCTTTGCCAACGTGGGCGAGCGCGTGGAACTGACCCACAAGGCCAGCAGCCGCGACACCTTTGCCAATGGCTCCGTCCGTGCCGCCGTGTGGCTGGCCGACAAGCCTGCGGGCCTGTATGACATGCAGGATGTGCTGGGGCTGAAGTAA
- a CDS encoding NAD(P)H-hydrate dehydratase encodes MITTCQQMQQCEEAAFARGISAAELMDEAGRGIAAVVRQFAPRTGSLVLFLGKGNNAGDALVAARELLTDGWKVHARLCCEPAAMKELPRRHLQALSGHVRIIEDAIEFDFPPGPIVSLDGLLGIGAQGPMKLELELLAREMNALRSLRHAVTIAMDIPSGLNGDRGKACENAVVADITAVVAQIKAGLLADGADQHVGRIALVPLRELSSVQGDAQAAVLTPRLLRSWLPRRANDMHKGDAGRVGILAGSPGFLGAAELCCRGAIRAGAGLVTLIVREEVYPLIAARLPAEVMVQPVKDYREALDMDFDALAIGPGLGFAHEPQILEILSRLDLPVIVDADALTMISRHPEVMNEAAKLPRLMTPHPGEMARLLRHYPSWNGMSRRLLVESYISRSPGLTLLLKGTRTVIGTHRETTLFNSTGHPGMASGGMGDVLTGVCAAFAAQHVPLHQTAGLGAWLCGRAAERHLTLYHSAAESLGASDVTAHLGHALQDLKEGAF; translated from the coding sequence ATGATCACCACCTGCCAGCAAATGCAGCAGTGCGAGGAGGCCGCCTTTGCCCGCGGCATCAGCGCCGCCGAACTGATGGATGAAGCCGGGCGTGGCATAGCGGCCGTGGTGCGGCAGTTTGCCCCGCGCACCGGCTCCTTGGTACTCTTTCTTGGCAAGGGCAACAATGCTGGCGATGCGCTGGTGGCCGCACGCGAGCTGCTGACAGATGGCTGGAAGGTGCATGCGCGGCTCTGCTGCGAGCCTGCTGCCATGAAGGAGCTGCCGCGCCGACATCTGCAGGCGCTTAGCGGACATGTGCGAATCATCGAGGACGCCATCGAATTCGATTTCCCGCCCGGCCCCATCGTAAGTCTCGACGGACTGCTCGGCATCGGCGCCCAGGGGCCAATGAAGCTGGAACTGGAGCTGCTGGCCCGTGAAATGAATGCGCTGCGCAGCCTGCGCCATGCGGTGACGATTGCGATGGACATCCCCTCCGGCCTCAATGGTGACCGGGGCAAAGCCTGTGAAAACGCCGTCGTGGCAGACATCACCGCCGTGGTAGCGCAGATCAAAGCGGGCCTGCTGGCCGATGGCGCCGACCAGCATGTGGGCCGGATAGCGCTGGTGCCGCTGCGGGAACTTTCCAGCGTACAAGGCGATGCGCAGGCCGCCGTGCTGACCCCTCGACTGCTGCGCTCCTGGCTGCCGCGCCGTGCCAATGACATGCATAAGGGAGATGCCGGACGCGTGGGCATCCTGGCCGGGTCTCCGGGCTTTCTGGGTGCTGCGGAGCTCTGCTGCCGAGGAGCCATCCGCGCAGGTGCAGGACTGGTGACCCTGATCGTCAGGGAGGAGGTGTATCCGCTGATCGCCGCACGTCTGCCGGCGGAGGTCATGGTGCAGCCTGTGAAAGATTACCGCGAGGCACTGGACATGGACTTTGATGCTCTGGCCATTGGTCCGGGGCTGGGGTTTGCGCATGAGCCGCAGATCCTCGAAATCCTGAGCCGTCTGGACCTGCCTGTGATCGTGGATGCCGACGCACTGACCATGATCTCACGTCATCCTGAAGTGATGAATGAGGCGGCCAAACTGCCGCGCCTAATGACACCGCACCCCGGTGAGATGGCCCGTCTGCTGCGCCATTATCCGAGCTGGAACGGCATGAGCCGCCGCCTGCTGGTGGAGTCCTATATCTCCCGCTCTCCGGGCCTGACGCTGCTGCTGAAAGGCACACGCACCGTGATCGGCACGCATCGAGAGACCACGCTTTTCAACAGCACCGGCCATCCAGGCATGGCCAGCGGTGGCATGGGGGATGTGCTGACTGGTGTGTGCGCCGCCTTTGCTGCACAGCATGTGCCTCTGCACCAAACGGCCGGGCTGGGGGCCTGGCTCTGCGGCAGAGCGGCCGAGCGCCACCTGACCTTGTACCACAGTGCTGCCGAATCTCTGGGCGCGAGCGATGTGACCGCACACCTTGGCCACGCGCTTCAGGACCTGAAGGAAGGCGCTTTTTGA
- a CDS encoding ubiquinone/menaquinone biosynthesis methyltransferase yields MQDAGFVRQAFAGIASRYVLANHVLSLGIDCLWRRTTARRIAELNPQRVLDLATGSGDLAQAIQSACPQARVLGADFSVPMMREAQARNFNQLVAADGMALPFQDGVFDVLTVAFGLRNMASWPRALQEMSRVLRPGGRLFVLDFSIPCVPGIRQLYLFYLKQIMPRIAGWITGKRDAYVYLCGSIERFPSGRDMEKLITENGFSHASSRQLTFGIASLYEAVK; encoded by the coding sequence ATGCAAGACGCAGGATTTGTGAGGCAGGCATTTGCGGGAATCGCATCGCGGTATGTGCTGGCCAATCATGTGCTCAGCCTGGGCATCGACTGCCTCTGGCGCCGCACCACCGCACGCCGCATCGCCGAGCTCAATCCCCAGCGTGTCCTGGACCTCGCCACCGGCAGCGGAGATCTGGCTCAGGCCATCCAGTCTGCCTGCCCGCAGGCGCGCGTGCTTGGGGCGGACTTTTCCGTGCCCATGATGCGGGAGGCGCAGGCGCGGAACTTTAACCAGCTCGTGGCCGCAGACGGCATGGCGCTGCCATTTCAGGACGGCGTCTTTGACGTGCTCACCGTGGCCTTCGGCCTTCGCAACATGGCCTCCTGGCCTCGGGCGCTGCAGGAGATGAGCCGCGTTCTCCGGCCCGGCGGGCGTCTCTTCGTGCTGGATTTCTCCATCCCATGCGTGCCCGGCATCCGGCAGCTCTATCTTTTCTACCTCAAGCAGATCATGCCGCGCATCGCTGGCTGGATCACCGGCAAACGGGACGCCTACGTCTATCTCTGCGGCTCCATCGAGCGCTTCCCCTCCGGCCGCGACATGGAGAAGCTCATCACCGAAAACGGTTTTTCACACGCCTCTTCACGCCAGCTCACCTTTGGCATCGCATCGCTCTATGAGGCGGTGAAGTAA